One genomic region from Vibrio sp. STUT-A11 encodes:
- a CDS encoding FdhF/YdeP family oxidoreductase → MSQKEKIKQYNGPAGGWGALKAVTRSWWGSENAVKNIRTMMKTNQNGGFDCPGCAWGESPESGKVNFCENGAKAVNWEATNRLVDPEFFANHSVSSLSTQTDYWLEYQGRITHPMRYDAESDHYVPVSWDDAFELVAKHLNDLESPHQAEFYTSGRASNEAAFLYQLFVRAFGTNNFPDCSNMCHEASALGMKDTVGVGKGTVIFDDFEKADAIFVIGQNPGTNHPRMLEPLREAVKRGAQVICFNPLKERGLERFQNPQVPIEMLSNGSEPTNTAYLRPALGGDMAVFRGIAKFLLQWEREALETGGKAVFDREFIEQHTTGINDYLTEVDATSWEHIAEQSGLDLSEIETVTRMYLRAERVIMCWAMGLTQHRHSVPTIKEVANVQMLRGNVGKAGAGLSPVRGHSNVQGDRTMGIDEKPSDQLLDSIERRFNFEVPRGVGHNTVQAIKAMEEGQAKVFIGLGGNFAQATPDTERTHDAMRNCNLTVHISTKLNRSHLVTGKDALILPCLGRTEIDTQVNGPQGVTVEDTFSMVHISYGQLKPRSKALRSEPAIIAGIANATLGTHPIDWNWAIEDYDRVRDLIADTIPGFTDFNQKLKNPGGFHLVNPAAERRWNTASGKAQFSDSELPKQLISEALLEKGHKPDLILQTMRSHDQYNTTLYGLNDRYRGVFGMREVLFINEADIKKLGFESGDKVDMVSLWEDGVERRVSGFTLVAYDVPAGQAAAYYPETNPLVPLDSYGDRTFTPTSKFIAIKLEKSTSDEIALVEAE, encoded by the coding sequence GTGAGCCAAAAAGAAAAAATAAAACAATATAACGGTCCTGCTGGTGGTTGGGGTGCGCTTAAAGCGGTAACCAGAAGCTGGTGGGGAAGCGAAAATGCGGTGAAAAACATCCGTACCATGATGAAAACCAACCAAAATGGCGGTTTCGATTGCCCTGGATGTGCTTGGGGTGAGTCACCAGAAAGCGGTAAAGTGAACTTTTGCGAAAATGGCGCAAAGGCCGTCAACTGGGAAGCGACCAATCGTTTAGTTGATCCGGAATTTTTCGCTAACCATAGTGTGTCCTCTCTTTCTACTCAAACTGATTACTGGCTCGAATATCAAGGGCGTATCACGCACCCAATGAGATATGACGCAGAGTCCGATCACTATGTCCCAGTCTCTTGGGACGATGCATTTGAACTGGTGGCGAAACACCTCAATGACCTGGAATCGCCACATCAAGCGGAGTTTTACACTTCGGGCCGTGCCAGCAATGAAGCCGCGTTTTTGTACCAATTGTTTGTACGCGCATTCGGCACCAACAATTTTCCTGATTGCTCAAACATGTGTCACGAAGCCAGTGCTCTGGGAATGAAAGACACAGTTGGTGTCGGTAAAGGCACGGTTATTTTTGATGACTTTGAAAAAGCGGACGCTATTTTCGTTATTGGTCAAAACCCCGGAACGAACCACCCGCGTATGCTGGAGCCACTGCGCGAAGCGGTTAAACGTGGTGCGCAAGTTATCTGTTTCAACCCATTAAAAGAGCGTGGTTTGGAACGCTTTCAAAACCCACAAGTACCGATAGAAATGCTTAGCAACGGTTCAGAGCCAACCAATACGGCGTATTTGCGTCCTGCACTTGGTGGTGACATGGCAGTGTTCCGTGGTATTGCGAAGTTCCTGTTACAATGGGAGCGTGAAGCATTAGAAACTGGTGGTAAAGCCGTGTTCGATCGCGAATTCATCGAACAGCACACCACAGGTATCAATGACTACTTAACAGAAGTCGATGCTACATCGTGGGAGCACATCGCTGAGCAATCTGGCTTAGATCTAAGTGAAATTGAAACGGTTACTCGCATGTATTTACGTGCCGAGCGCGTGATCATGTGCTGGGCGATGGGATTGACCCAGCATCGTCACTCTGTGCCAACGATTAAAGAAGTGGCTAATGTGCAAATGTTACGAGGTAATGTAGGTAAGGCGGGCGCAGGTCTTTCTCCGGTACGTGGACACAGTAACGTTCAGGGTGACCGTACAATGGGCATCGATGAAAAGCCATCTGACCAACTGCTTGATAGCATTGAGCGTCGCTTCAATTTTGAAGTACCCCGTGGTGTGGGTCACAACACGGTTCAAGCTATTAAAGCAATGGAAGAAGGCCAGGCGAAAGTATTTATTGGTTTAGGCGGTAACTTTGCTCAAGCGACACCGGACACCGAACGTACTCACGATGCAATGCGAAACTGTAATCTAACCGTTCATATTTCGACTAAGCTCAATCGTTCGCATTTAGTGACGGGTAAAGACGCATTGATTCTGCCTTGTCTGGGCCGCACTGAGATTGACACTCAGGTAAATGGGCCACAAGGGGTAACGGTTGAAGATACCTTCAGCATGGTGCACATTTCTTATGGTCAGCTGAAGCCTCGTTCTAAAGCGCTACGTTCAGAGCCTGCAATTATTGCGGGGATTGCAAATGCGACGCTAGGCACGCATCCAATTGATTGGAATTGGGCGATAGAAGATTATGATCGTGTTCGAGATCTGATTGCTGACACGATCCCTGGTTTTACAGATTTTAACCAAAAGCTTAAAAATCCGGGTGGTTTCCATTTGGTGAACCCAGCCGCTGAGCGCAGATGGAATACGGCGAGTGGCAAAGCACAGTTTAGCGACAGCGAACTACCAAAACAGCTGATCAGTGAAGCGCTATTAGAAAAAGGTCACAAGCCCGATCTTATTCTGCAAACCATGCGCTCACACGACCAATACAACACAACGTTATATGGTTTAAATGACCGCTATCGTGGTGTTTTTGGCATGCGAGAAGTCTTGTTCATCAATGAAGCGGATATCAAAAAGCTTGGGTTTGAATCCGGTGATAAAGTGGATATGGTTTCTTTATGGGAAGATGGCGTGGAGCGCCGTGTGAGCGGATTTACGTTGGTTGCGTATGATGTTCCTGCTGGTCAGGCAGCCGCTTACTATCCAGAAACAAACCCGCTTGTACCACTGGACAGCTATGGGGACAGAACCTTTACGCCAACCTCTAAGTTCATTGCAATTAAGTTGGAGAAATCCACATCAGATGAGATTGCACTTGTTGAAGCGGAGTAG
- a CDS encoding Fis family transcriptional regulator, with product MRKSDKKVENLIRDVLTEVCEDTLKGYDGFLWVTHTVKFSSFPQSLEIVCVFETNQDREKFLVGEGRQHVSITIQKAFNKVGVQLKNVGKQISYGTQQKR from the coding sequence ATGCGCAAATCAGATAAGAAGGTCGAGAATCTAATTAGAGACGTGTTGACCGAAGTTTGTGAAGATACGTTAAAAGGCTACGATGGTTTTCTTTGGGTGACTCATACGGTCAAATTCTCTTCTTTTCCACAAAGCTTAGAAATAGTCTGCGTATTCGAAACAAATCAAGATAGAGAAAAATTTTTAGTGGGAGAAGGTCGCCAGCATGTCTCAATAACTATCCAAAAGGCGTTTAATAAGGTAGGGGTGCAACTAAAGAACGTAGGTAAGCAAATCAGTTATGGTACACAGCAAAAGCGTTAG
- the fdhD gene encoding formate dehydrogenase accessory sulfurtransferase FdhD, which produces MRCTTQSYFELSDFNQAPPQPNAFNYREMEDGRPLQQTSLASESALAISYNGISQAVMMVTPGHLEDFVKGFSLSTGIINDFKEIKDIEIGGDNESHYAEVEISNRAFWSLKTQRRNLAGTTGCGICGVEALEQALPDLEPLSPSLPPRPGAFDGLREKVALHQDAARESGALHAALFADLQGNIVTCREDIGRHNALDKLIGAIANNHIVPQSGFAIMTSRCSLELIHKAVRARIPTLVCLSAPTALTVEWARRNHLNLIHLPKHGAPRLYSPAP; this is translated from the coding sequence ATGAGATGTACCACTCAATCTTACTTTGAACTGTCGGATTTCAATCAGGCCCCGCCTCAGCCAAACGCGTTTAACTATCGTGAAATGGAAGATGGCCGTCCTTTGCAGCAAACTTCGCTTGCGAGTGAGTCGGCGCTGGCAATTAGTTATAACGGGATTAGCCAAGCTGTAATGATGGTGACTCCGGGGCACTTAGAAGACTTTGTTAAAGGGTTCAGTCTCAGTACAGGAATCATCAACGATTTTAAAGAGATTAAAGATATTGAAATCGGCGGTGACAACGAATCGCATTACGCGGAAGTGGAAATCAGTAACCGAGCGTTCTGGTCGTTAAAAACGCAGCGCAGAAACCTGGCAGGTACGACGGGATGTGGCATTTGTGGTGTTGAAGCGTTGGAGCAGGCCTTACCTGATCTAGAGCCGCTTTCCCCTTCTCTGCCGCCTCGTCCTGGTGCTTTTGACGGATTAAGAGAGAAAGTCGCTTTACATCAAGATGCCGCGCGTGAATCCGGCGCTCTTCATGCTGCACTGTTTGCCGATTTACAGGGAAATATCGTGACATGCCGAGAGGATATTGGTCGTCACAACGCGTTAGATAAACTCATCGGCGCGATAGCTAATAATCACATCGTACCACAAAGTGGCTTCGCCATCATGACGAGCCGTTGTAGTTTAGAGTTGATCCATAAAGCGGTACGTGCGCGCATCCCTACGCTGGTTTGCCTTTCCGCACCAACCGCATTAACCGTGGAATGGGCAAGAAGAAATCACCTTAATCTGATTCACTTGCCAAAACACGGCGCACCAAGGCTTTATAGCCCAGCGCCGTAA
- a CDS encoding hydroxymethylglutaryl-CoA reductase, giving the protein MPKLNLDNTAQHSALSNIETSSKIQSALDPKFHKPTTRLCLSPKLSHGHLNRRWAVLEQLTNKDLLLDPFTREHCESYSNNIEHFIGTVNVPVGIAGPLRVNGLHANDDYLVPLATTEAALVASYNRGANLITAAGGASALLLSEGVSRTPVFGFNNLAEAGQFVSWVTTQFDTFCQIAESTTSHGKLKDININIEGNHVYLVFEYVTGDASGQNMVTIATNQVFHHILAVSPVKPIQAFLDGNLSGDKKPNAHTLRSVRGKKVSAEVTISAELVKKYLHTTPESMAQFTHMSTVGGLLSGTIGVNAHYANALAALYIACGQDAACVAESAIGITRMEVDSKGNLYASVTLPNIMVGTVGGGTGLPTQKACLDILGLHGSGKAKALAEVTAALCLAGELSIVGAFCADHFSRAHHKLARK; this is encoded by the coding sequence ATGCCGAAGTTAAACCTAGATAATACCGCCCAACACTCCGCTCTTTCGAATATTGAGACCAGCAGTAAAATCCAATCGGCATTAGACCCGAAATTCCACAAGCCAACGACGCGCCTTTGTTTAAGTCCAAAGCTGTCGCATGGGCACTTAAACCGTCGCTGGGCAGTCCTGGAACAGCTCACGAATAAAGACCTTCTTCTCGATCCTTTTACCCGAGAACATTGTGAGTCATATTCCAACAATATCGAGCATTTCATTGGCACGGTAAATGTGCCCGTTGGTATTGCTGGCCCATTGCGAGTAAACGGCTTGCACGCAAACGATGATTATTTAGTTCCACTAGCAACCACCGAAGCGGCTCTCGTTGCCTCATACAACCGTGGCGCCAACCTAATCACTGCCGCAGGCGGAGCCAGTGCACTCCTACTTAGTGAAGGGGTGAGCCGTACGCCGGTGTTTGGCTTTAACAACCTGGCTGAAGCAGGACAGTTCGTAAGTTGGGTGACAACTCAGTTTGATACCTTTTGCCAAATTGCAGAGTCGACTACCTCTCACGGAAAACTCAAAGACATCAACATCAATATAGAAGGTAACCATGTCTATTTGGTTTTTGAGTATGTCACCGGTGATGCCTCAGGTCAGAATATGGTGACCATAGCGACTAACCAAGTGTTCCATCATATTTTAGCGGTCAGTCCGGTTAAGCCGATTCAAGCTTTTCTTGATGGCAACCTCTCGGGTGATAAAAAGCCAAACGCGCATACTCTGCGGTCTGTGCGTGGCAAAAAAGTTTCAGCCGAAGTCACGATTTCTGCAGAATTAGTCAAGAAGTACCTGCATACAACGCCAGAATCAATGGCTCAGTTTACCCATATGAGCACCGTGGGTGGTTTATTGAGTGGCACTATCGGCGTCAATGCCCATTACGCTAACGCACTCGCTGCACTTTATATTGCATGCGGTCAGGATGCAGCTTGCGTCGCTGAATCCGCGATAGGTATTACCCGAATGGAGGTTGATTCAAAAGGTAATCTATACGCTAGCGTTACTCTACCGAATATTATGGTGGGCACTGTTGGTGGTGGCACAGGGCTTCCTACACAAAAAGCTTGTCTGGATATTCTCGGCTTGCACGGAAGTGGCAAAGCCAAAGCTCTTGCCGAAGTCACTGCTGCACTATGCCTAGCAGGAGAACTTTCTATTGTCGGCGCATTTTGTGCGGACCACTTTTCCCGTGCCCACCACAAATTAGCACGAAAATGA
- a CDS encoding DUF1501 domain-containing protein, which translates to MDHSRRHFIKSTASLGAVASMGLPAYSLASPTNDFRALICVYLMGGNDAINTILPLSDFHYKQYAEVRSALSVAKDEIVPTGLSVLDANGRKVPLGLHPQLGILSSLFERGDANIAVNSGILNQPLTKQAIESGELPLPEQLFSHNSQTESWLRGGMEASRNLGWAGRILDVLNSNTEITPLYSVHGESLWLRAMEHRQTVLKKDRAIKLSALDNLVYKGIYGRLLSQSTNNPFSTHFHLMIDESMKMSQVLTDQLNQIEDSPLFTSSELGKQMQTVFKLIASQNDLNQKRQIFFVNHNGYDLHDSQLARHPVLLEDLATNLFAMYQSLDKLGMSKNVTSFTMSEFGRRMTSNGNGTDHGWGGHQLLLGGAVNSNQPIGTWPELVLGGQDDYSRGRLIPKIAADQVSATLAQWMGVSDNTALEYVFPNIRNFTDSNLGFMS; encoded by the coding sequence ATGGATCATTCACGACGTCACTTTATAAAAAGCACAGCCTCGCTTGGCGCTGTTGCATCGATGGGATTGCCAGCCTATTCACTTGCTTCGCCAACCAACGACTTCCGCGCGCTTATTTGTGTTTACTTAATGGGCGGAAACGATGCTATTAATACGATCCTGCCATTATCAGACTTCCACTATAAGCAATATGCAGAAGTAAGAAGCGCTCTTTCCGTCGCCAAAGACGAAATAGTCCCGACCGGACTGAGTGTATTGGATGCAAATGGTAGAAAGGTTCCACTAGGTTTGCATCCTCAACTTGGCATTCTTTCTTCACTTTTTGAACGTGGCGACGCCAATATTGCTGTCAATAGCGGCATTCTCAATCAACCTCTAACCAAACAAGCTATTGAATCTGGCGAGTTACCCTTGCCTGAGCAGCTTTTCTCTCACAACTCTCAAACGGAGTCATGGTTACGAGGAGGAATGGAAGCATCACGTAATTTGGGCTGGGCTGGGCGAATATTGGATGTGTTAAATTCAAACACTGAAATCACTCCCCTTTATAGTGTTCATGGAGAATCGCTCTGGTTGAGGGCAATGGAGCATCGACAGACTGTATTAAAAAAGGATCGCGCCATAAAACTGTCCGCATTAGACAATCTTGTCTATAAAGGGATTTACGGTCGATTACTGTCTCAAAGTACAAATAATCCCTTTAGTACACACTTTCATTTGATGATTGACGAATCGATGAAGATGAGTCAGGTACTCACTGACCAGCTGAACCAAATAGAGGACTCTCCACTCTTCACATCATCAGAACTTGGCAAACAGATGCAAACGGTATTTAAGCTGATTGCCAGTCAGAATGATCTGAACCAAAAGCGTCAAATATTCTTTGTAAACCACAATGGGTATGACCTTCACGATTCTCAACTCGCAAGACACCCAGTGCTCTTAGAAGACTTAGCCACCAATTTATTCGCCATGTATCAGTCGCTAGATAAGCTGGGGATGAGCAAAAATGTCACCTCTTTTACGATGTCGGAGTTTGGTCGTCGAATGACAAGCAATGGCAATGGCACAGACCATGGTTGGGGTGGGCACCAACTGTTGTTAGGTGGCGCGGTCAACAGTAACCAACCTATCGGTACGTGGCCCGAGTTGGTTCTGGGTGGTCAAGACGACTACTCGAGAGGCAGGCTTATTCCAAAAATAGCCGCAGATCAGGTCAGCGCAACACTCGCGCAATGGATGGGCGTCAGCGACAACACCGCACTGGAATACGTTTTTCCTAATATCCGTAACTTTACCGACTCAAATCTTGGCTTTATGTCCTAG
- a CDS encoding LysR family transcriptional regulator, whose translation MDIKQLKYLIALEQTKHFGQAAALCHITQPTLSMRLRSLEEELDLELIQRSQRFEGFTEAGERILAWAKTVLAAHDGLQAEAANCRGQLVGSLRLGMVPLASQNPMQLIKPLAEAFPELQFQILSMTTEQIIDQLNRNQLDLGMCYVDQVNTAYFDVIELDSTKLGVLFDERYFDFAESEVMWESLNSIPLGLLSKGMHYRHSIDISFISKGLVPQTVIESNSTFHLVQAVTSGLCCAIMPRNCGLEELNDSLKIIPIEEAAVHAPLGLLKRKQEPFSALTDQCFSIAKTIFN comes from the coding sequence ATGGATATCAAACAACTTAAATACCTGATTGCTCTTGAGCAAACCAAACATTTTGGTCAGGCGGCGGCGTTGTGTCATATCACTCAGCCGACACTCTCAATGAGATTGAGAAGCTTAGAAGAAGAGCTAGATTTAGAATTAATCCAAAGAAGTCAACGCTTTGAAGGCTTTACGGAAGCTGGAGAGCGTATTTTAGCCTGGGCAAAAACGGTATTGGCCGCGCATGATGGTTTACAAGCAGAGGCAGCCAATTGCCGAGGACAACTGGTCGGTTCGCTTAGGCTGGGTATGGTGCCTTTAGCCAGTCAAAACCCTATGCAGCTGATCAAACCGCTCGCGGAAGCGTTCCCGGAATTACAATTTCAGATCCTGTCGATGACGACAGAGCAGATCATAGACCAGCTCAATCGTAACCAACTGGACTTAGGCATGTGCTACGTCGACCAAGTCAACACGGCCTATTTTGACGTTATTGAACTGGACTCGACAAAATTAGGCGTATTATTTGACGAGCGATATTTTGATTTTGCCGAATCAGAAGTGATGTGGGAGTCATTGAACAGTATACCGCTTGGCTTGCTATCGAAAGGGATGCATTACCGTCACTCGATAGATATAAGCTTTATTAGCAAAGGGCTGGTACCTCAAACGGTCATTGAAAGTAACTCCACGTTTCACCTTGTCCAGGCGGTTACCAGCGGCCTTTGTTGTGCCATCATGCCTAGAAACTGTGGCTTGGAAGAGCTCAACGATTCGCTAAAAATCATCCCGATTGAAGAAGCGGCCGTTCATGCACCTTTAGGTTTGCTAAAACGTAAACAAGAGCCTTTCTCTGCACTCACAGATCAGTGCTTTTCCATCGCAAAAACCATATTTAATTAA
- a CDS encoding ketoacyl-ACP synthase III: MSNYYAEITGWGKCVPPTVLSNDDLSTFLDTSDEWIRSRTGIENRRISHVNTSDMATVAAKHALARAGVDASEVDLIIVATCSPDSLIPNIASKIQQNLDIRSAAAFDLNAACTGFVYGLETGTRLIQSGNYRHAIIIGAERLSFFIDWAMRDTAVLFGDGAGAVVLSRTEKETGLLQSKIGCDAKGRDILAVPEFGSCMDRFAEDNGFWDFNFVGQEIFKRAVKGMGLAAKNVLKESELTTEQIDVVIPHQANIRIIQTLCDLSGIPQEKAFVNIHKYGNTSAATVPIALCEALEQGRVKPGDNLLLAAFGAGLTWGAAVLKWGDRVTPIAESDATLPECDKSALELLERAIRLCNERRHNEA, encoded by the coding sequence ATGTCAAATTACTATGCTGAAATTACAGGTTGGGGAAAATGTGTACCACCAACTGTACTTTCTAATGATGATCTTAGTACATTCCTTGATACCTCTGATGAGTGGATTCGCTCTCGCACTGGCATCGAAAACCGCCGCATTAGTCACGTAAACACCTCTGATATGGCAACTGTCGCCGCAAAGCACGCTTTAGCTCGTGCTGGTGTCGATGCGAGTGAAGTTGACTTGATCATTGTCGCGACGTGCTCCCCTGATTCCCTAATCCCCAATATCGCATCCAAGATTCAGCAAAACCTCGATATTCGTTCTGCGGCTGCTTTTGATCTAAATGCGGCTTGTACCGGTTTTGTTTATGGTCTAGAAACTGGAACGCGTTTGATTCAGTCGGGAAATTACCGTCACGCCATTATTATCGGCGCTGAAAGGTTGTCTTTTTTCATCGATTGGGCAATGCGTGATACGGCTGTCTTGTTTGGTGATGGAGCAGGTGCTGTTGTTTTATCTCGAACTGAGAAAGAGACTGGTCTACTGCAATCTAAAATCGGTTGTGATGCAAAAGGACGTGACATACTCGCGGTGCCTGAGTTTGGTTCTTGCATGGACCGCTTTGCAGAAGATAACGGTTTCTGGGATTTCAACTTTGTTGGCCAAGAGATCTTTAAACGTGCAGTGAAGGGCATGGGCTTAGCAGCGAAGAATGTACTTAAAGAGTCCGAGCTTACAACAGAACAAATTGATGTTGTAATCCCGCATCAAGCGAATATTCGAATCATCCAGACCTTGTGTGACCTTTCAGGTATTCCACAAGAAAAAGCATTTGTGAATATTCATAAATATGGCAACACGTCAGCAGCTACGGTGCCAATCGCATTATGTGAAGCGTTAGAACAAGGCCGAGTCAAGCCTGGTGATAACCTGCTGCTTGCTGCTTTCGGCGCAGGTTTAACCTGGGGAGCGGCAGTCCTTAAATGGGGTGACCGTGTAACGCCAATTGCTGAAAGTGACGCAACGTTACCCGAGTGCGATAAGTCAGCACTAGAATTACTAGAACGTGCAATCCGACTCTGTAACGAACGTCGCCATAACGAAGCATAA
- a CDS encoding DUF1800 domain-containing protein — protein sequence MIRQNKNGISYWLLGLLVTLIGSIQPIYADSETSDDIARILYQTTFGPTPTLMVTVEKQGMENWVKQQMLLPPTFHQPLYNTPFSKGAQANRENAWYQIVITSDDQLRQRMAFALSQILVVSRYGGVLPSKPTGLANYYDVLVKHAFGNYRDLLYEIATHPVMGNYLSMMGSAKENPATGALPDENFARELMQLFTIGLYQLNLDGSAVVDNNTGKLVPTYTQNDVQELARAFTGWKSSDVEFVKPMRVVNSLHDSSEKTVLNTIIPAGLTGEEELSQVIDILMSHPNIAPFISKRLIQRLVTSNPSPEYIARVSTVFNDNGKGIKGDLSAVITAILFDKEARLKSEHQAEKVKEPILVLTNFHRAAGFTLNGTRYDGATTVMNIANQGPLRAPSVFNFYSPDYQPSNEFMQSSMVSPEYQLLNWSAYTDIVNFMLNDIRNGGDSTYNLNLNGLYALLDDHHALVEQINVRFFAGTASTKLKALMLNVLDDYQSEYTPKAKLSIVIFTAISGEEFYLQF from the coding sequence ATGATACGTCAGAACAAGAATGGTATTTCTTATTGGTTATTGGGGTTGCTCGTGACACTCATTGGTTCGATACAACCTATTTATGCAGACAGTGAAACATCGGACGATATTGCTCGTATTCTTTATCAAACGACTTTTGGCCCAACGCCGACACTCATGGTAACCGTCGAAAAACAGGGTATGGAAAACTGGGTCAAGCAGCAGATGCTTCTACCTCCGACTTTTCACCAACCTCTGTATAACACGCCGTTTTCGAAAGGCGCGCAAGCCAATCGTGAAAACGCCTGGTACCAGATCGTCATCACTTCGGATGATCAACTCAGACAACGAATGGCCTTTGCACTCAGTCAGATTCTGGTGGTTTCACGCTATGGAGGCGTCCTGCCCAGCAAACCCACTGGCTTGGCGAACTATTACGATGTACTGGTAAAGCATGCATTTGGTAATTATCGGGATCTGTTATACGAAATCGCGACACACCCCGTGATGGGCAACTATCTATCAATGATGGGAAGTGCCAAGGAGAACCCTGCTACTGGTGCGCTACCAGATGAAAACTTTGCCAGAGAGCTAATGCAACTATTCACAATCGGTCTTTACCAACTTAATCTTGATGGCAGCGCAGTCGTTGATAACAATACAGGTAAACTTGTTCCGACCTACACACAAAACGACGTGCAAGAGTTGGCACGCGCATTTACTGGATGGAAAAGTAGCGATGTTGAGTTTGTGAAGCCTATGCGAGTCGTAAATAGTCTGCACGACTCTAGTGAAAAAACGGTCCTGAATACGATCATTCCTGCGGGGCTTACTGGTGAGGAGGAACTGTCCCAAGTTATCGATATTTTAATGTCCCATCCCAATATCGCTCCATTTATATCAAAACGGTTAATCCAGCGCCTGGTCACTTCCAATCCTAGTCCTGAGTATATAGCCCGTGTTTCAACCGTTTTTAATGATAATGGCAAAGGTATTAAAGGCGACCTAAGCGCAGTGATTACAGCGATACTATTCGATAAAGAAGCAAGGTTAAAATCAGAGCATCAAGCCGAAAAAGTGAAAGAACCCATTTTAGTTTTGACCAACTTTCACCGGGCGGCGGGCTTTACCTTAAATGGAACTCGATATGATGGTGCAACGACCGTTATGAATATCGCAAACCAAGGACCACTGCGCGCGCCTTCTGTATTTAACTTCTACTCTCCTGATTACCAACCATCGAATGAATTTATGCAGTCTTCGATGGTGTCACCTGAATACCAGTTGCTTAATTGGTCCGCCTATACCGATATCGTTAACTTTATGCTCAACGATATTCGAAATGGCGGGGATAGCACTTACAACCTTAACCTAAATGGACTTTATGCCCTACTTGACGACCATCATGCACTTGTCGAACAGATTAACGTGCGATTTTTTGCTGGCACTGCGTCTACCAAACTAAAAGCCCTCATGCTGAACGTACTGGATGATTATCAATCCGAATATACCCCCAAAGCCAAACTCTCAATCGTTATCTTCACCGCTATTTCTGGTGAGGAATTTTATCTTCAATTCTAG